In Terriglobia bacterium, the following proteins share a genomic window:
- a CDS encoding choice-of-anchor E domain-containing protein, which produces MKLNTPRSPHVLRCAIAVLAVIIAAAGSASADSIDIDLFGFGPGNTLAVTDWSTSFDIPQFDPALGTLQEVDISFSNTMNTSGTVKNTAAIMEMFKVTMDLETDLTLINGDILSTDISKQQSYKLTSGQYASYGAFTDSASTTLAYTVADGAAFTSYVGTGNFTLFAQTMTGETITGGGGNILTNTSTLSNISGEVDYVYIVPTPEPPVWLLLLPGLLGLAGWMRMNGIAAYPR; this is translated from the coding sequence GTGAAACTCAATACTCCGAGAAGTCCCCACGTCCTCCGCTGTGCGATTGCAGTTCTCGCTGTCATCATCGCGGCCGCAGGTTCCGCATCCGCCGATTCCATTGATATTGATCTCTTTGGGTTCGGTCCTGGAAACACCTTGGCGGTCACCGACTGGAGCACGTCATTCGATATTCCCCAGTTCGATCCCGCGCTTGGAACGCTGCAGGAAGTCGACATCTCGTTCAGCAATACGATGAACACCAGCGGCACAGTGAAGAACACTGCGGCGATAATGGAAATGTTCAAGGTCACGATGGACCTCGAAACCGATTTAACTCTGATCAACGGGGACATCCTCAGTACAGATATCAGCAAGCAGCAGAGCTATAAACTGACATCTGGTCAATACGCGTCCTACGGAGCGTTTACGGATTCCGCGTCAACGACACTGGCTTATACCGTGGCCGACGGGGCGGCCTTTACGTCTTATGTCGGCACGGGCAACTTTACACTTTTCGCGCAGACCATGACGGGTGAGACCATTACCGGAGGTGGAGGTAATATCCTGACGAATACCTCGACGCTATCGAACATTTCGGGTGAAGTCGATTACGTCTACATCGTCCCGACCCCGGAACCCCCTGTATGGCTTCTCTTGCTGCCTGGTTTATTGGGCCTTGCGGGTTGGATGAGAATGAACGGTATTGCGGCTTACCCCCGCTGA